The Corynebacterium simulans genome contains a region encoding:
- a CDS encoding S9 family peptidase: MTELTPPIAAKHPITREFHGRSFVDDYEWMRDKESAETLDYLRAENAYTEQETAHLKELTENIFQEVKSRVKQTDMSVPSRRGQYWYYGRSVEGKNYGISCRVPVAEGADPWTAPVIPEEGAPEGEEILLDANELAKGTEFFAMGASTVSDSGNLLAYSVDTAGDERFSLVIKDLRTGELLSDRLEGIFYGAAWVGDDYIFYTTVDDAWRPDTVWRHKVGTEQSEDVQVMYEADEHFNIGVGSIRSEKYLFIVIGSKLTSETWVLDRTDPEGEFQVLWQREAGVDYDVDYAEIDGQAYWFVTHNASGPNFTLATTPLAVGEDLAPLRELDVLIPHREDVRLEGVDTYRDQVVVGYRRAGIGRAAIMDVRHGWSEFKELNFNEELYTVSVGGNPEWDAPVLRVSYTSFIQPSQLFDYRVETGEYTLLKEQEVPGGYNKDDYVAYRMWTQASDGTQIPVSIVHRADLDRTKVNPTLLYGYGSYEASMDPYFSVFRLSLMDRGMIFAMAHVRGGGEMGRTWYDDGKLLQKKNTFTDFIAVADDLIARGVTTADQMVAEGGSAGGLLMGAVANMAPDRFTAIQASVPFVDPLTSILKPELPLTVIEWEEWGDPYHDPEVYDYMKSYAPYENVTAQNYPDILAITSLNDTRVLYVEPAKWIAKLRDTAAGGQFLLKTEMVAGHGGVSGRYDKWRQNAFEYAWTINKATGLKA; encoded by the coding sequence TCACCCGCGAGTTTCATGGCCGCAGCTTCGTGGATGATTACGAGTGGATGCGGGATAAAGAATCCGCAGAAACGCTCGATTATCTGCGCGCGGAGAATGCTTATACTGAGCAGGAGACTGCGCACCTTAAAGAGCTGACTGAGAACATCTTCCAGGAAGTAAAGTCGCGTGTGAAGCAAACGGACATGTCCGTGCCTTCGCGCAGGGGCCAGTACTGGTATTACGGCCGCTCTGTCGAGGGCAAGAACTATGGCATTAGCTGCCGCGTTCCGGTGGCCGAAGGTGCTGACCCGTGGACCGCTCCCGTTATTCCAGAAGAAGGCGCTCCTGAGGGCGAGGAAATCCTCCTAGATGCCAATGAGCTAGCAAAAGGCACCGAATTCTTCGCGATGGGCGCCTCCACCGTCTCTGACTCCGGCAACCTGCTGGCTTATTCCGTGGATACCGCTGGCGACGAGCGTTTTTCTCTGGTCATCAAGGACTTGCGTACCGGCGAGCTGCTCTCCGACCGCCTCGAAGGCATCTTCTACGGTGCAGCCTGGGTGGGCGATGACTACATCTTTTACACCACGGTCGATGATGCCTGGCGCCCAGATACCGTCTGGCGCCACAAGGTGGGAACCGAGCAGTCCGAAGACGTGCAGGTCATGTATGAAGCCGACGAGCACTTTAATATCGGCGTCGGCAGTATTCGCAGCGAGAAGTACCTGTTCATCGTCATCGGCTCGAAGCTGACCTCAGAGACCTGGGTGCTGGATCGCACGGACCCGGAAGGCGAATTCCAGGTTCTGTGGCAGCGCGAAGCAGGTGTTGACTACGACGTCGACTATGCCGAGATTGACGGCCAGGCCTATTGGTTTGTCACCCACAACGCATCAGGTCCGAACTTCACCCTGGCCACCACGCCGCTGGCCGTAGGGGAGGACCTCGCACCGCTCCGCGAGCTCGATGTGCTGATTCCGCATCGCGAGGATGTGCGCCTGGAAGGCGTGGATACCTATCGCGACCAGGTCGTCGTAGGCTACCGCCGCGCCGGCATCGGGCGTGCCGCAATCATGGATGTACGCCATGGTTGGTCCGAATTTAAGGAATTAAACTTCAACGAAGAGCTCTACACCGTGAGCGTTGGCGGCAACCCGGAATGGGATGCACCGGTACTGCGGGTGAGCTACACCTCCTTCATCCAGCCTTCGCAGCTTTTCGATTACCGCGTTGAGACTGGCGAGTACACCTTGCTCAAGGAACAAGAAGTCCCGGGCGGTTACAACAAGGATGACTACGTTGCCTACCGCATGTGGACGCAGGCTTCCGACGGCACGCAGATTCCGGTCTCCATCGTGCACCGCGCTGATCTTGACCGCACCAAAGTTAACCCGACGCTTCTCTACGGATACGGCTCTTATGAGGCCAGCATGGACCCGTACTTCTCCGTCTTCCGTCTGTCCTTGATGGATCGCGGCATGATCTTCGCCATGGCGCACGTCCGCGGCGGCGGCGAGATGGGTCGTACCTGGTACGACGACGGCAAGCTTCTGCAGAAAAAGAACACCTTCACAGACTTCATCGCGGTGGCCGATGACCTCATTGCGCGCGGTGTCACCACCGCAGATCAGATGGTGGCGGAAGGCGGCTCCGCCGGTGGCCTGCTGATGGGCGCGGTGGCGAACATGGCCCCGGACCGCTTCACGGCCATCCAGGCCTCTGTGCCCTTCGTGGACCCGCTGACTTCCATCCTGAAGCCGGAGCTACCGCTGACGGTCATCGAGTGGGAAGAGTGGGGCGACCCGTACCACGACCCAGAGGTCTATGACTATATGAAGTCCTATGCGCCTTACGAGAACGTCACTGCGCAGAACTACCCGGACATTTTGGCGATTACCTCGCTAAACGACACTCGCGTGCTCTACGTGGAACCGGCGAAGTGGATTGCCAAGCTGCGTGATACCGCAGCGGGCGGGCAGTTCCTGCTCAAGACGGAGATGGTTGCTGGCCACGGTGGCGTTTCTGGACGCTATGACAAGTGGCGCCAGAATGCCTTCGAATACGCGTGGACCATTAACAAGGCCACGGGGTTGAAAGCTTAG
- a CDS encoding DUF2334 domain-containing protein has protein sequence MHGHLLVSISSIFSDTRKQTSNLLKELDREEIPVSLLVAPHIDGNWHLAKDDKTLGFLKEQESAGRLLILNGFDQAVQGRRAEFANLDSHEANLRLKGATRQMAKLGFESSIFAPPRWRMSPGTLEVLPNFAFDVAASTRGIHELRSGKFHQTRNLSFGEGFGAAKWWRRNIIRAAERSALRGNTVRLSISGRNLNDRKVVSDFIKAVDRAASAGAQPADYGVFLAKR, from the coding sequence ATGCATGGCCACCTTCTAGTTTCGATTTCTAGCATCTTTTCTGACACGCGGAAGCAAACTAGTAACCTCCTCAAAGAACTAGACCGGGAAGAAATCCCGGTCTCTTTGCTGGTTGCCCCACACATTGATGGCAATTGGCACCTGGCCAAAGATGACAAGACCTTAGGCTTTCTCAAAGAGCAGGAATCCGCGGGTAGGTTACTCATCCTGAATGGCTTCGACCAAGCGGTGCAAGGTCGTCGCGCCGAGTTCGCTAACCTCGACTCGCACGAGGCCAATCTCCGTTTGAAGGGCGCCACGCGGCAGATGGCCAAGCTGGGCTTCGAGTCGAGCATCTTCGCACCTCCACGCTGGCGTATGTCGCCTGGCACCTTGGAGGTCCTACCGAACTTTGCTTTCGACGTCGCGGCCTCCACGCGTGGCATTCACGAGCTGCGTTCCGGCAAGTTCCACCAGACCCGCAACCTGTCCTTCGGCGAGGGCTTCGGTGCTGCAAAGTGGTGGCGCCGCAACATTATTCGCGCAGCTGAGCGCTCCGCGCTGCGCGGCAACACCGTGCGTCTTTCTATCTCTGGCCGCAACCTTAATGACAGGAAAGTGGTCTCTGACTTCATCAAGGCGGTTGACCGCGCCGCGAGCGCCGGCGCGCAGCCCGCGGACTACGGCGTCTTTTTGGCGAAGCGTTAA
- a CDS encoding ExeM/NucH family extracellular endonuclease: MRSRSLHALSLTALISTFSTLTVPAHAAPAGDAVVLSEVYGGGGNSGATFTHDFIELFNPTEAAVSLDGWSVEYFSAGGNSGGKAALSGAIPAGKHYLIQAGQGNGGSTPLPTPDAESSLNLSGSKGSVKLYDASGNEVDLAGYGSAQLAEGTPAPSTSNAESVSRDEAGTDTDDNAADFHVGTPTPTPSGNEPTTPAEPEEPTQPADPGRELSIEEIQGTGAQSPVKDQNVTTKGVVTGVWSEGGINGFTIQTGGTGSEAPAASPALFIYMGNKETSAYPQLGDSVQVSGKVSEFYDATQLTADAVEKLDAPLPEVTALELETLPEGDVAREAYEHMLVLPGTHTVTNNYALNQYGEVGLAPGTEALRQPSDLYDPSTDPDSDLQKLAASNAAKLVTLDDGRTKNYLESDQSTPLPYIAQDNAQTIKSLRTTDQVTFQHPVIVGYSHEQWRYQPTAPVTGNTAGSDLPITWEDSREKELHALDVEGEYTIGAFNVLNYFTSLGEEYGGSSYDDMDGNPVTVKRGTTRGAYTAEAFENQQRKIVAAVNGLDADVIALSEIEDGYGVTGDKSKRDQALAHLTDELNAAAGSEKWAYVASPEKLPDTVDVIRTAFIYKKERVMPVGESRIFVDDRFTGTAREPLAQEFAPVDAADDETFVAVANHFKSKGSVVKGDADTGDGQGNNPNVRKAQAEAVLEHLAKQPDWQDKATFVMGDLNTYTHGDAIDVFRDSGYTVPAEDFHADASYQFSGLLGSLDHVLANEVASGKVTDAQVWNINADEPVAFEYSRRNYNIVDFYDDSPFRASDHDPVKVGFSLGEAAATPDEEPDTNPDSKPGTNKGSSSSNGSSSGSSTGGIIALILAVAVPGIAMLLGGSMKFLAPQLIDALPPQVRDFLKL; the protein is encoded by the coding sequence ATGCGCTCTCGTTCTCTCCACGCGCTTTCTTTGACCGCGCTCATCTCCACTTTCTCCACTCTCACCGTCCCCGCCCATGCAGCCCCCGCAGGTGATGCCGTGGTCCTTTCTGAGGTTTACGGCGGCGGCGGAAACTCTGGTGCGACCTTTACCCACGACTTCATCGAGCTCTTCAACCCCACCGAAGCCGCGGTCTCGCTGGATGGTTGGTCCGTCGAGTACTTTTCCGCCGGTGGCAACTCGGGCGGCAAGGCTGCTCTCAGCGGCGCGATTCCGGCTGGCAAGCACTACCTGATTCAGGCTGGCCAGGGCAACGGCGGCTCCACGCCACTGCCTACCCCAGACGCGGAGTCCTCCCTGAACCTGTCCGGTTCGAAGGGATCGGTCAAGCTTTACGACGCCTCCGGCAACGAGGTTGACCTCGCCGGTTACGGTTCCGCCCAGCTGGCAGAAGGCACCCCTGCCCCAAGCACCTCCAATGCAGAGTCAGTCTCTCGCGATGAGGCGGGCACCGATACCGACGACAACGCTGCCGATTTCCATGTCGGCACGCCAACTCCTACGCCTTCCGGAAACGAACCAACCACGCCCGCTGAGCCAGAGGAACCAACGCAGCCTGCAGACCCCGGCCGCGAGCTAAGCATCGAAGAAATCCAGGGAACCGGCGCTCAGTCTCCGGTTAAAGACCAGAACGTCACGACCAAGGGCGTCGTCACTGGCGTGTGGTCCGAGGGCGGCATCAACGGCTTCACCATCCAGACCGGCGGCACCGGAAGCGAGGCTCCCGCTGCTTCCCCGGCGCTGTTTATTTACATGGGTAACAAGGAAACGTCTGCTTATCCGCAGCTCGGGGATTCCGTGCAGGTTTCTGGCAAGGTCTCGGAGTTCTATGATGCCACCCAGCTAACCGCAGATGCCGTCGAGAAGCTCGATGCTCCCCTGCCAGAAGTCACCGCGCTAGAGCTAGAGACTCTGCCAGAAGGCGACGTCGCCCGTGAGGCCTACGAGCACATGCTGGTACTGCCTGGCACCCACACCGTGACCAACAACTACGCGCTCAACCAGTATGGCGAGGTAGGCCTGGCGCCGGGCACGGAGGCACTCCGCCAGCCGTCGGACCTTTATGACCCGTCGACTGACCCAGACTCCGACCTACAGAAACTTGCCGCTTCCAACGCCGCCAAGCTGGTCACGCTGGACGATGGCCGTACGAAAAACTACCTCGAGTCTGACCAATCCACCCCGCTGCCATATATCGCGCAGGACAACGCACAAACCATCAAATCCTTGCGCACCACTGACCAGGTAACTTTCCAGCACCCAGTCATCGTGGGTTACTCCCATGAACAGTGGCGCTACCAGCCCACCGCACCGGTAACGGGCAATACGGCAGGCAGCGATTTGCCGATTACCTGGGAAGACTCCCGCGAAAAGGAACTGCACGCACTCGACGTCGAAGGCGAATACACCATTGGTGCCTTCAACGTATTGAACTACTTCACCTCCCTTGGCGAGGAATACGGCGGCAGCTCTTACGATGACATGGACGGCAACCCGGTCACCGTCAAGCGCGGCACGACCCGCGGTGCTTATACCGCGGAGGCCTTCGAGAACCAGCAGCGCAAGATTGTCGCGGCCGTAAACGGTCTTGATGCCGACGTCATCGCCCTTTCTGAAATCGAAGACGGCTACGGCGTCACCGGCGACAAGTCCAAGCGTGACCAAGCCTTGGCGCACCTGACAGACGAGCTCAACGCGGCCGCTGGTTCCGAGAAGTGGGCCTACGTGGCCTCCCCGGAGAAGCTGCCGGACACCGTGGACGTCATCCGCACCGCGTTCATCTATAAAAAGGAACGCGTCATGCCAGTTGGTGAATCCCGCATCTTCGTCGACGACCGCTTCACTGGAACCGCTCGCGAGCCGCTAGCGCAGGAGTTCGCGCCAGTCGACGCCGCGGATGACGAGACTTTCGTGGCCGTGGCCAACCATTTCAAGTCCAAGGGTTCCGTTGTTAAGGGCGACGCCGACACCGGCGACGGCCAGGGCAACAACCCCAACGTGCGCAAGGCACAGGCCGAAGCCGTTCTTGAGCACCTGGCTAAGCAGCCAGATTGGCAGGACAAGGCCACCTTCGTGATGGGTGACCTCAACACCTATACCCACGGCGATGCCATCGATGTCTTCCGCGACAGCGGCTACACCGTTCCCGCTGAGGACTTCCACGCAGATGCCTCTTACCAGTTCTCTGGCCTGTTGGGTTCTCTCGACCACGTCCTGGCCAACGAGGTTGCATCTGGCAAGGTAACCGACGCCCAGGTGTGGAACATCAATGCCGACGAGCCGGTGGCCTTTGAGTACTCTCGCCGCAATTACAACATCGTGGACTTCTACGACGACTCCCCGTTCCGCGCCTCCGACCACGACCCGGTCAAGGTCGGCTTCAGCCTGGGCGAGGCGGCCGCTACCCCAGACGAAGAACCAGACACCAACCCAGACAGCAAGCCCGGCACCAACAAAGGCTCCAGCTCCAGCAACGGCTCTAGCTCTGGTTCGAGCACCGGCGGCATCATCGCATTGATCCTTGCGGTTGCCGTCCCCGGCATCGCAATGTTGCTCGGCGGTTCGATGAAGTTCCTGGCGCCCCAGCTCATCGACGCCCTGCCACCGCAGGTCCGGGATTTCCTCAAGCTCTAG
- a CDS encoding phosphoribosylformylglycinamidine synthase, with the protein MGTKSTTELKLELNETGGTMVQRVYVENREGGHAAALSKEYGVNVRVLNRYDVEGATDSEFATAVKLVLSEPQVDTTFPTLDEAGVAGGVLAVEPLPGQFDQRADSAAQCIQFLFEKERPRVRTAVVYAVDGEIPAAMRKDLINPVESREAALELPETLALHVDTPADVETLEGFTALSDAALPEFVASHGLAMDADDATLIRNYFASEDREPTITELKVIDTYWSDHCRHTTFETVLDSITFNEPAVEAAYQDYLAARESIGRAKPVTLMDMGTIAGKVLRATGKLDAMDVSEEINACTVHVTITVDGKEEPWLLLFKNETHNHPTEIEPFGGAATCIGGAIRDPLSGRGYVYGAMRISGSGNPLETTTRAGKLPQKTIARVAAAGNSSYGNQIGLATGLVDEVYHPGYVAKHLEMGAVVAGAPAANVRREVPAAGDLVVLVGGATGRDGIGGATGSSKSHTVESLTTAGAEVQKGNAPEERKLQRLFRNPEFSKLIKRCNDFGAGGVAVAVGELADSLEINLDAVPKKYEGLNGTELALSESQERMATVVEAGDLDKLIALANEENLNAVVVAEVTDSGRMRMHWRGNTIVDLSREFLNTNGADKHVDIEVAPAADWRGAAREWAREEDFSASFISMASDLNVASKQGLSERFDSTVGAGTVLMPFGGTRQATPIQATAHTLPALGETTNCSVMSWGYNPYVTEASPFHGAYLAVVESVSKLIATGASFDETYLSFQEYFERMDSAAAWGKPAAALLGTIKAQLGLGVAAIGGKDSMSGTFEELSVPPTVISVAVSHDDATHMVPNYFKAAGHKVTLFQPEIAGAEDTALAGLPTPDSLVANFRTVTELLRSGKVISAYTPGFGGPAESVLKMGLGEGIGFAFTDDAPLYDYAYGAFVLEWADGEEPTAGSVIGETAEGGFTYRGTEVSFADAEAAYLGTLEEIYPSFIEQTGSVSLADATSSVSGSEAPTITPTHGGAKASALIPVFPGTNCEYDSARALRRAGIEPEILVVRNRTPEDIAESVDRMAAALDRSQMLFLPGGFSGGDEPDGSAKFITSFLRNPSLTAGVQGLLDERGGLVLGICNGFQALIKLGLVPFGKITEPGTETPTLTFNTIGRHQSRISRVRVVNNASPWLSKINEGDVFTVPISHGEGRITAGESEWERLKAAAVTQYVDVAGNPLMDISVNPNGGLFALEGIMSEDGRVLGKMGHSERISASTYKNVPGEYDMKLFESAAEYFRK; encoded by the coding sequence GTGGGCACTAAGTCGACTACCGAGTTAAAACTTGAGCTGAATGAAACTGGAGGCACGATGGTTCAGCGCGTGTATGTGGAAAATCGCGAGGGCGGGCATGCCGCTGCATTATCGAAGGAGTACGGCGTCAACGTGCGCGTGCTCAATCGCTACGACGTAGAGGGCGCCACCGATTCCGAATTTGCTACCGCGGTCAAGTTGGTTCTTTCAGAACCGCAGGTAGACACTACTTTTCCCACGCTGGACGAGGCTGGAGTTGCAGGCGGGGTTCTCGCCGTTGAACCGCTTCCAGGCCAGTTTGATCAGCGCGCTGATTCCGCGGCACAGTGCATTCAGTTCCTCTTTGAAAAGGAGCGCCCCCGCGTACGCACCGCGGTGGTCTATGCGGTAGATGGTGAGATTCCTGCCGCAATGCGCAAGGATCTGATTAACCCCGTCGAGTCCCGTGAAGCAGCGCTGGAGCTGCCGGAGACTTTGGCATTGCACGTTGATACCCCCGCCGACGTAGAGACCCTTGAGGGTTTCACTGCGCTTTCCGACGCCGCCCTCCCCGAATTCGTCGCATCCCACGGCCTGGCCATGGACGCTGACGACGCCACCTTGATTCGTAACTACTTTGCCTCCGAAGACCGCGAACCCACCATCACCGAGCTCAAGGTGATTGATACCTACTGGTCCGACCACTGCCGCCACACCACCTTCGAGACCGTCCTCGATTCCATTACCTTCAATGAGCCGGCCGTTGAGGCCGCTTACCAGGACTACCTCGCAGCCCGCGAGTCCATCGGCCGCGCTAAGCCGGTGACTTTGATGGACATGGGCACCATCGCTGGTAAGGTGCTGCGTGCCACGGGCAAGCTCGACGCCATGGACGTCTCCGAGGAGATCAACGCCTGCACCGTTCATGTCACCATTACCGTGGATGGCAAGGAAGAGCCGTGGCTGCTGCTGTTTAAGAACGAGACCCACAACCACCCAACCGAAATCGAGCCTTTTGGCGGCGCTGCTACCTGCATCGGTGGCGCAATCCGCGACCCGCTGTCTGGCCGCGGTTATGTCTACGGCGCGATGCGCATCTCCGGCTCCGGTAACCCGCTGGAGACCACCACTCGCGCCGGCAAGCTGCCGCAGAAGACCATTGCCCGCGTGGCAGCTGCCGGAAATTCCTCCTACGGCAACCAGATTGGCTTGGCTACCGGCCTAGTTGATGAGGTCTATCACCCGGGATACGTCGCCAAGCACCTCGAAATGGGTGCGGTAGTGGCGGGCGCACCGGCGGCGAACGTACGTCGCGAAGTTCCGGCGGCGGGTGACCTCGTGGTGCTCGTCGGCGGTGCAACGGGCCGTGACGGTATCGGCGGAGCTACTGGTTCCTCCAAGTCGCACACCGTGGAGTCGCTGACCACCGCGGGCGCGGAGGTGCAGAAGGGTAATGCGCCGGAGGAGCGAAAGCTCCAGCGCCTGTTCCGCAACCCGGAGTTTTCCAAGCTCATCAAGCGCTGTAATGACTTCGGCGCCGGCGGCGTCGCCGTCGCAGTGGGCGAGCTGGCGGATTCGCTGGAGATCAACCTCGATGCGGTCCCGAAGAAGTACGAGGGCCTGAACGGCACCGAGCTGGCTCTGTCCGAGTCCCAGGAGCGCATGGCCACCGTCGTTGAGGCAGGCGACCTCGACAAGCTGATCGCGCTGGCTAACGAGGAGAACCTCAACGCCGTGGTCGTTGCGGAGGTCACTGACTCTGGCCGCATGCGCATGCATTGGCGCGGCAACACCATCGTTGACCTTTCCCGCGAATTCCTAAACACCAACGGCGCCGACAAGCACGTCGACATCGAGGTTGCCCCCGCCGCTGATTGGCGCGGCGCGGCCCGCGAGTGGGCACGCGAGGAAGACTTCTCCGCTTCCTTTATCTCCATGGCGTCCGACCTCAACGTGGCTTCCAAGCAGGGCCTGTCGGAGCGCTTCGACTCCACCGTCGGCGCCGGCACCGTGCTGATGCCTTTCGGCGGTACGCGTCAGGCCACCCCGATCCAGGCCACGGCACACACCCTGCCGGCGCTGGGAGAGACCACCAACTGCTCTGTGATGTCCTGGGGCTATAACCCATACGTCACCGAGGCCAGCCCCTTCCACGGGGCTTACCTCGCGGTGGTGGAGTCGGTGTCCAAGCTGATTGCTACCGGCGCCTCCTTTGATGAGACCTACTTGTCCTTCCAGGAGTACTTCGAGCGCATGGACTCCGCTGCGGCTTGGGGCAAGCCGGCCGCCGCGCTGCTGGGCACCATCAAGGCCCAGCTTGGCCTCGGCGTCGCCGCGATTGGCGGCAAGGACTCCATGTCCGGCACCTTCGAAGAGCTCAGCGTCCCACCGACGGTCATCTCGGTTGCCGTCAGCCACGACGATGCCACTCACATGGTGCCGAACTACTTCAAGGCAGCGGGTCACAAGGTCACGCTCTTCCAGCCGGAGATCGCTGGCGCAGAGGATACTGCGCTGGCCGGCCTGCCCACCCCAGATTCCCTGGTTGCCAACTTCCGCACCGTGACGGAGCTGCTGCGCTCCGGCAAGGTCATCTCCGCTTACACCCCGGGCTTCGGCGGCCCTGCCGAGTCCGTGCTGAAGATGGGCTTGGGCGAGGGCATCGGCTTCGCCTTTACTGACGACGCCCCGCTCTACGACTATGCCTACGGCGCCTTCGTCCTGGAGTGGGCAGACGGCGAGGAGCCAACCGCGGGCTCGGTTATTGGTGAGACCGCCGAGGGCGGCTTCACCTACCGCGGCACCGAGGTTTCCTTTGCCGACGCTGAGGCCGCCTACCTGGGCACTCTCGAAGAGATCTACCCGAGCTTCATTGAGCAGACTGGTTCGGTCTCCCTGGCAGACGCCACTTCTTCGGTCTCCGGATCTGAGGCGCCGACCATCACCCCGACCCACGGTGGCGCCAAGGCTTCCGCTCTCATCCCGGTCTTCCCGGGTACCAACTGCGAGTACGACTCCGCCCGCGCGCTGCGTCGCGCTGGCATCGAGCCGGAGATCCTCGTGGTGCGCAACCGCACCCCGGAAGACATCGCTGAGTCCGTCGACCGCATGGCCGCGGCTTTGGATCGCTCCCAGATGCTCTTCCTGCCGGGCGGCTTCTCTGGCGGCGACGAGCCGGACGGTTCCGCGAAGTTCATCACGTCCTTCCTGCGTAACCCGTCGCTTACCGCGGGTGTGCAGGGGCTTCTCGACGAGCGCGGTGGCCTGGTCCTCGGCATCTGCAATGGCTTCCAGGCGCTGATCAAGCTGGGCTTGGTGCCGTTCGGCAAGATTACTGAGCCGGGCACTGAGACCCCGACGCTAACCTTCAACACGATTGGTCGCCACCAGTCGCGTATTTCGCGTGTGCGCGTGGTCAATAACGCATCGCCGTGGCTGTCCAAGATTAACGAGGGTGATGTCTTCACCGTCCCGATTTCTCACGGCGAAGGCCGCATCACCGCTGGTGAGTCCGAATGGGAGCGTCTAAAGGCAGCTGCCGTTACCCAGTACGTCGACGTTGCAGGCAACCCGCTGATGGATATCTCCGTTAACCCGAACGGTGGCCTCTTCGCCCTTGAGGGCATCATGTCCGAGGACGGCCGCGTCCTGGGCAAGATGGGCCACTCTGAACGCATCTCGGCATCTACCTACAAGAACGTGCCGGGCGAGTACGATATGAAGCTCTTCGAGTCTGCAGCAGAGTACTTCCGCAAGTAG
- a CDS encoding alpha/beta hydrolase, with amino-acid sequence MTSSRSIGTLLKSVAAAGVLALTIGSTTTPAMAQSSHLEKVSSRVTNPQPWLGDQAKIVGKRHINGNHWVVDVWSPANREIITNNVLLPGGDQPRPSFYLLPGIQGGQEGMNWMTHTDVGPWFADKNVNVVMPLGGPYSLYTDWNQADPILGVNKWNTYMTQELPPLIDAEFHGTGRDAIGGLSSTGAAALDIAAHAPQRFKAAASYSGCPVRSDPTGVLTSTAMMAYGGGSSFNAWGLPGSPQWADHDPNFNPGRLRGVDVFVASASGNPGPIDGNNINPVTSVGPRAVEVVANQCTETFTHNARRAGVNVNRYYSEQGSHSFGLFTHEMKVSWAQTIARAIGA; translated from the coding sequence ATGACTTCCTCACGCTCCATTGGAACCCTGCTCAAGTCCGTCGCTGCCGCCGGCGTCCTCGCGTTGACGATCGGCTCAACCACCACCCCTGCCATGGCTCAGTCGAGCCACTTAGAGAAGGTCTCCTCGCGCGTGACCAACCCGCAGCCTTGGCTGGGTGACCAGGCCAAGATCGTGGGCAAACGCCACATCAACGGCAACCACTGGGTCGTCGACGTATGGTCTCCTGCCAACCGCGAAATCATCACCAACAACGTGCTGCTGCCGGGCGGCGACCAACCGCGCCCGAGCTTCTATCTCCTGCCTGGCATCCAGGGCGGCCAGGAGGGCATGAACTGGATGACGCATACCGACGTCGGACCATGGTTCGCGGATAAAAACGTCAACGTAGTCATGCCGCTTGGCGGCCCATACTCGCTGTACACGGACTGGAACCAGGCCGACCCAATCCTGGGCGTAAACAAGTGGAACACTTACATGACCCAGGAGCTTCCGCCGCTTATCGACGCCGAATTCCACGGCACCGGCCGCGATGCCATCGGCGGCCTCTCCTCCACCGGTGCGGCGGCGCTCGATATCGCGGCGCATGCGCCACAGCGTTTCAAGGCGGCCGCTTCCTACTCTGGCTGCCCAGTGCGCTCTGATCCGACGGGCGTTCTGACCTCGACGGCAATGATGGCTTACGGAGGCGGCTCCTCTTTCAACGCGTGGGGTCTGCCGGGCTCGCCGCAGTGGGCGGACCATGACCCGAACTTCAATCCGGGTCGCCTGCGCGGTGTAGATGTCTTCGTGGCTTCTGCATCCGGCAACCCGGGTCCAATTGACGGCAACAACATCAACCCGGTGACCAGCGTTGGCCCGCGTGCAGTTGAGGTGGTTGCCAACCAGTGCACCGAGACCTTCACGCACAACGCGCGCCGCGCCGGCGTGAACGTTAACCGCTACTACAGCGAGCAGGGTTCGCACTCCTTCGGGCTCTTTACACACGAGATGAAGGTCAGCTGGGCGCAGACCATCGCGCGCGCAATCGGCGCTTAA
- the trhA gene encoding PAQR family membrane homeostasis protein TrhA, with protein MANKENTLLLAGVGQAPPEGLVERRYFIADRGPRPLTRGWGHFFAAICSVIASTVLITYSWMTLPWWHALAVTVYGVGVVGLFGVSALYHRWPWPSLRAVRWWRRADHATIAVFIAATYTPLCAIVLDVKQASLMLAIAWAGAILGVILNLLWIDHPRWLDVVVYLALGWLVVPLIPTLWGAAGAVVVWLLFAGGVIYSLGALAYGFKWPGRNARWYGYHEHFHSATIAAAVVHMVAIWMVVAA; from the coding sequence ATGGCTAACAAGGAAAACACTTTGCTATTAGCAGGGGTGGGGCAGGCGCCACCTGAGGGGCTCGTTGAGCGGCGTTATTTCATCGCTGACCGTGGCCCGCGCCCCCTCACTCGCGGCTGGGGTCACTTCTTTGCCGCGATTTGTTCGGTGATCGCATCTACTGTGCTGATTACCTATTCCTGGATGACGCTGCCCTGGTGGCACGCGCTAGCCGTTACCGTCTACGGCGTCGGCGTAGTGGGCTTGTTTGGCGTGTCCGCCCTTTATCACCGTTGGCCATGGCCGAGTTTGCGGGCAGTGCGTTGGTGGCGTCGGGCGGATCACGCAACCATCGCTGTTTTTATTGCGGCGACGTATACGCCGCTGTGTGCCATCGTCTTAGACGTGAAGCAGGCATCGCTCATGTTGGCTATTGCTTGGGCTGGGGCAATATTGGGTGTCATCCTGAATCTGTTGTGGATAGACCATCCACGCTGGCTCGATGTGGTGGTCTATCTGGCATTGGGATGGTTGGTGGTCCCACTCATTCCCACCCTGTGGGGTGCCGCTGGCGCCGTAGTTGTGTGGCTGCTTTTTGCCGGCGGAGTGATCTATTCGCTCGGCGCTTTGGCTTATGGCTTCAAATGGCCGGGCCGCAACGCCCGGTGGTATGGCTACCACGAGCACTTCCACAGCGCGACTATCGCGGCTGCGGTTGTGCACATGGTGGCCATTTGGATGGTCGTGGCGGCCTAG